In Nitratireductor basaltis, the following are encoded in one genomic region:
- the dgcA gene encoding N-acetyl-D-Glu racemase DgcA, translating into MSYSMKVEIERFPIAGVFRIARGARTEAQVVTCTISCGDAVGHGECVPYPRYDETVDSVIAQIEKARTLIEGGLSRKELLEAMPAGAARNAVDCALWDVEAKISGKRVYEHVCDTPLRPVTTAATISLGTVDEMAEAARGQAMRPLLKVKVGAENDAARIHAVAASAPNSRLIIDANEGWTEDNIRENLLACAEHKVALVEQPLPAGGDAILAQIPHPVPVCADESLHTAEDLPDLKGRYDAVNIKLDKTGGLTAAITLHREARAQGFSIMIGCMVGSSLAMAPAMLLAQDADFVDLDGPLLLKQDREPGLKYTGSVVSPPLPELWG; encoded by the coding sequence ATGTCCTACAGCATGAAAGTCGAGATCGAACGGTTTCCTATCGCCGGTGTTTTCCGAATCGCGCGCGGTGCGCGTACGGAAGCCCAGGTCGTGACCTGCACGATTTCATGTGGTGATGCGGTTGGTCACGGCGAATGTGTTCCCTATCCCCGCTACGATGAGACCGTAGATAGCGTCATCGCGCAGATCGAAAAGGCACGAACTCTCATCGAAGGCGGATTGTCTCGCAAGGAACTGCTCGAAGCCATGCCTGCGGGCGCTGCGCGCAATGCCGTTGACTGTGCCTTGTGGGACGTGGAAGCCAAGATCAGCGGCAAGCGCGTCTACGAACATGTCTGCGACACGCCGTTGCGACCGGTCACCACGGCAGCAACCATTTCCCTTGGCACGGTCGACGAGATGGCCGAAGCAGCGCGCGGTCAGGCGATGCGCCCCCTTCTGAAGGTGAAGGTGGGCGCGGAGAATGACGCAGCCCGCATTCACGCGGTTGCGGCCTCGGCCCCCAACAGCCGCCTGATCATCGATGCCAATGAAGGCTGGACCGAAGACAATATAAGGGAAAACCTCCTCGCCTGCGCAGAGCACAAGGTGGCGCTCGTGGAACAGCCACTACCGGCTGGCGGAGACGCCATTCTGGCCCAGATACCTCATCCTGTCCCCGTATGTGCCGACGAGAGCCTTCATACTGCCGAAGACCTGCCTGATCTCAAGGGACGCTATGACGCGGTAAACATAAAGCTGGACAAGACTGGCGGCCTGACAGCGGCAATCACGCTTCACCGCGAGGCACGTGCGCAGGGTTTCTCCATCATGATAGGTTGCATGGTCGGCTCATCACTGGCCATGGCACCGGCAATGTTGCTTGCCCAGGACGCGGATTTCGTCGATCTGGATGGTCCACTGCTCCTGAAGCAGGACCGTGAGCCCGGATTGAAATATACCGGCTCTGTCGTATCACCCCCACTCCCCGAGCTTTGGGGCTAG
- a CDS encoding UDP-2,3-diacylglucosamine diphosphatase, which yields MPEPRSRHYRSIFISDVHLGSRPAKAEYLIDFLRYNDADTVYLVGDIVDGWRLRRSWHWPQAHNDVVQKLLRKARKGTEIYYVAGNHDEFLRSFQGTHFGGIVVCDRLIHKGADGRDYLVIHGDQFDQLVHNVRWLAYLGDKAYDLAIVINRAVAALRRLLGRPYWSFSSWAKVKVKKAVNFISSFQEVLAQEARRSDVDGVICGHIHHAAIEEIRGVRYMNTGDWVESCTALVEDFEGNFEIITWTGIAAPATAESKLRVAEAAGVKAA from the coding sequence ATGCCAGAGCCCAGATCCCGCCACTACCGCAGCATCTTCATTTCCGATGTGCATCTTGGCTCAAGGCCTGCAAAGGCGGAGTATCTGATCGACTTCCTGCGCTACAATGACGCCGACACGGTTTATCTGGTGGGTGACATCGTTGATGGTTGGCGCTTGCGCCGTTCCTGGCATTGGCCTCAGGCTCACAATGATGTCGTGCAAAAGCTGTTGCGCAAGGCCCGCAAGGGTACCGAGATCTACTATGTCGCCGGCAATCACGACGAGTTTCTGCGCTCTTTCCAGGGAACGCATTTCGGCGGCATCGTGGTTTGCGATCGACTCATCCACAAAGGTGCCGATGGCAGGGATTATCTTGTCATCCATGGCGATCAGTTTGACCAGCTCGTGCACAATGTGCGCTGGCTCGCCTATCTCGGCGATAAGGCCTATGATCTGGCCATCGTGATCAACCGTGCGGTTGCCGCGCTCCGCAGGCTGCTTGGGCGGCCTTACTGGTCATTCTCTTCTTGGGCCAAGGTCAAGGTGAAGAAGGCCGTCAACTTCATCAGCTCGTTTCAGGAAGTCCTGGCGCAGGAAGCCCGACGCAGCGATGTCGACGGAGTCATTTGCGGCCATATCCACCATGCCGCGATCGAAGAGATCCGGGGTGTTCGCTACATGAATACCGGCGACTGGGTGGAAAGCTGCACCGCCCTTGTCGAGGATTTCGAAGGAAATTTCGAGATAATCACCTGGACCGGCATAGCCGCGCCCGCAACAGCCGAATCCAAGCTCCGCGTCGCAGAGGCAGCAGGAGTGAAAGCTGCGTAA